Below is a genomic region from Rubrobacter aplysinae.
GGCCACGTTCTTGACGAAGCCCCTGAACTGCTCCGTGCGGGCGACGAAGTCCGTCTCGCAGTCCACCTCCACCAGCACCCCGACCTTGCCGTTGAAGTGGATGTAGGACTCTATTAGGCCCTCGTGTACCTCACGGGAGCTCTTCTTTGCGGCGGTCGCCTTGCCTTTCTCCTTGAGCGACTTCCGCGCACCGTCAAGATCCCCGTCGGACTCCTCCAGGGCGTTCTTGACGTCCATCATCCCGGCGGAGGTCTCCTCCCGGAGCTGCTTTATCTTCTCCATCGTGCTAGCCATGTATCAGAAACCTAGCCCTTCTCGTTCTCTTCCGCCCCGGCGTTCTCCTCGCCGTCCTCGCTACTCTCATCGGTTCCGCCACTCTCGTCAGTTACGCCGGCTCCGTCTGTTCCGTCGGTTTCAGAGGTCTTGGAATCCTCGGAAGCCTCGCCGCTGGTTTCCTCGCCTATGGGCGGGACCTCTGATTCTCCCACCTCGGGATCGGCCTGCTGCTCGGCGACCACCTCGCTGTCCGGCTTGGCCGGGGCGCTCTGGACACCGCCGACGTCCGCCGGGTCTCCGCCTAGGGGCCCGGTGCCTCCGGGGCGCTCGGCCTCGTCTTGGACGTAGGAGGCGCGGGCGCTGGCGCTGACCTCGTCCTCCTCGGTGGCCGAGCTCTGATCGGCGACGCTCTCACTGACGAGTGCGGCCTCGACGGCCGGCGGGATGGGCCGGTCCTCGGCCGGTACCTCGTCCTCTCCCTTGCCTTCTAGCACCGCGTTGGCCACCAGCTTGGCTATAAGGTTTATGGACCGGATCGCGTCGTCGTTGCCCGGGATCACGTAGTCCACGACCTCGGGGTCGCAGTTGGTGTCCGTCAGCCCTATAACCGGTATGCGCAACCGGTTGGCCTCCTTGACCATCAGCTCCTCGCGCTTGGGGTCTATCACGAACAGCGCGCCCGGCAGCCGCTCCATCGTGGTCAGACCGGCGAAGTTGCGCCGCAGCTTCTGGTACTCGCGGTTAAGCGCGAACCAGTCGCGGCCAGACCGCTGCTCCTCGGGGGTCTCCTCGACCCGGTTCGCGAGGTTAACGAAGTACCTTATGCGCGGCTGGATGGTCTGGAAGTTCGTCAGCATCCCGCCGATGTAACGTTCCGCCACATATGGCTGGCCGGAGCGCATCGCTTGCTCGGCGAGCGTGAGCTGCGCCTGCTTCTTGGTCCCGACGAACATCACGTCCCGGTCCGCGGCAGCTATGTCCCGCACGAACGAGAGCGCCCGGTCCAGGAGGGTAATGCTCTGATCCAGGTCTATTATGTGTATGCCGGCGCGCTCGGCGAAGATGTAACGGTGCATCTTGGGGTTCCACCGCTTTGCCTGGTGCCCGAAATGCACGCCAGCTTCCAGGAGTTCCCGGACGCCGACCTGCTGCGTTGTCGTCATGCTCTCCAAATCTACTTCCTTTCAGGTGGTTGATCCTCCGCCCGCCTATCGCAATCCGCCGAGTCTTTTGACTTCGCGGACCACCACCTGGGCCCTCCGGGGACCCTTCTACGGGCGTGTGTAGTAGAAACCTGGCAGATGGTAGCACAACCCACCGCGACGCTTCCAAGACTCTCCCAAGATATTCGGATGATATTCGACTTGCTTGACCCATGTCCGGCTGCGCCCGGTCTACGAGGGAGTGTCCCGAGCGAGATAGGAGAGGGTTACGCCAAGGATCATCCGCTCCGCAGGAGCTGACGGTCCATGAGCCTGTCGCGGAGCTTTTTGAGCGCCTGGCTCAGTATCTGGGAGATTCGGCCTTCGGTAAGCTCCAGGGCGCGGCCTATCTCCTTGAGGGTAAGCCCCTCGTAGAAGTAGAAGGTGGCCACGATCCGCTCCTGCTCTTTGAGCCCCTCGATGGCTCGTGAGAGCTGCTCGCGGAGGTCGGCCCGCTCCGCCTCCGACTGGGGGTCACGGGCTCCGTGGTCGATGACGAAGGTCTGGAACTCGGCCCCGAGCCCCCCGTCCACCTCCAGCCTGGAGTCCAGGGAGGAAACCTGCGCCCGGGAATGCTGCCGGAGAAAGTCCCGGTACTCAACGAGACTTACACCGAGCTCGTCTGCTATCTCGCCTTCGGCCGGCGCCCGTCTCAGGCTCTGGCTGAGGCTCGCCTTCACGCGCTCGGCCTCCTGGGCCTTCATCCTGATCCTGCGCGGGACCCAGTCCTCCCGGCGGAGCTCGTCCAGCATCGCCCAGCGGATCTTGGAGATGGCGTAGGTCTCGAACTTGGTGTTACGTCCGGGGTCGTAGGTCTCCACGGCGTCCAGCAGACCCGGGAAGCCCCACGCATACAGATCTTCGTGCCCGATCACGCCGGGCGACCTCGCATATACCCTGCCCGCCACGTACTTCACCAGCGGGGAGTAGTTCACCACCAGCCGATCCCGCAGCCCCTCGACGCGGCGCTCCAGCACGCGGCCCGGGCTCTCCCGGCCATCGAGATCCAGCGCATACAGCTCGCCGCGGATCTCCAGGTACTGCTTCCAGAGCCTGCCCAGAGTATGCTCTCTCACGCCTCTTTCACCTTCCCCTCCTCACGAAGGCTCCAGCGGAGTCCCGAGAGACGTAACCCTTCAACTCCAGCATGGAGAGCGCGGACAGTAGCTCCTCTATCCCGACGCCGCTACGCCGGGAGACCTCATCGGCCCGAGAGGGCTCGAAACCCACCCCCCGCAATGCTTGAGACTCCATATCCCGCAAAGGTTCTCCGTCTCCGGTCGCATCAAGCTGTACTCTGTTTACTCCGTCTACCTCACCCGCTCCGCCCGCTCCGGCCATCTGGAGCCCGGGCTCGAGGGGCGCAATCTCCTCCAAGAACTCCGGTATATCCCACAACACCCCCACGCCGTCGCCTAGCAGCCTGTTCGACCCCCGACACTCGGCCACGCCTATCGGTCCCGGCACGGCCCACACGTCCCTTCCGGACTCGGCCGCGTGACGGGCGGTTATTAGAGCCCCGCTCTTCTCCGCAGCCTCAACCACTACTACGGCCTGGGAGAGTCCCGAGATCACCCGATTCCGGGCCGGGAACCTCCACTGTAAAGGTGCCTCCCCGAGGTAATACTCCGAGACCAGCGCCCCTTTCAGCCTCATCTGCTCGAAAAGCGGGCGGTGCTTTCTGGGGTACACGACGTCTATACCGCAACCCAGCACCCCGACCGCCGGACCACCCGCCGCCAGCGCGCCCTCGTGCGCGGCGGCGTCTATGCCGAGGGCGAGCCCGCTGCCCACGCACACTCCCCGCTCGCCCAGGGCGCGCCCGATCCGGCGCGCGTTGTCTATGCCCGTGGCCGAGGCCCTCCGGGAGCCGACCAGGGACACGACGGGTCCTTCCGGCAGCGCGCCGTCCACGTACAGGGCGGGCGGCGGGTCGGGGATCTCGCGCAGCCGCTCCGGGTACTCTCCGTCGCCCAGGGTAACGGCCCAGATACCGCGCTCATGCAGCGGGGCGAGCATCTCCCGGGCGTCGAACCCGTCCCGAATCTCCTCGAAACCCTGCCGGGCCTTCTGGCTCAGCCTGGCCCGCTCGGCCACCTCTGAGGCCCCCATGCGCGGAACCTCCTCTAACGGGGTCTCCCCGAGCCGGGAGACGAGGCTGGCCCCGGTACGCGCCTGCACGAGCGAGATCAGAAGACACGCCTCCCGCAGCCGGTCGTTCCCGCCGACCGTTTCTCTTCCGGCGTTAGTGGTCAACGAAGCCAGAGCTCCTGTAGTTCAGCGACTCGGCGAGGTGCGCGGCGGAGATGTCTTCCTCGCCGGAGAGATCCGCCACGGTGCGCGCCACGCGCAGCACCCGATCATGGCCCCGGCCCGAGAGCCCCATGCGATCTATGGCGCGGGCGAAGAGCGTCTCGGCGTCGCCGCGCAGGGCGCACGCCTCCTTGAGCGCCCGGCCAGCGAGCGCGGCGTTCGTCACACCCTGACGCCGATGCTGGCGCTCGCGGGAGTCGGAGACCCGCTCCCGGATTCTCTCCGATGACTCCGCGGGCTCCTCGTCCCGGAGCTCCTCGCGCGTCAGGCGCGGCACGTCCACGAAGAGGTCTATCCGGTCCAAAAGCGGCCCGGAGATGCGTCCCTGGTAACGCTCGATCTGGCCCGCCGAGCACCGGCACTGCCGTCGGCGGTCGCCGGAGTAACCGCACGGGCACGGGTTCATGGAGCAGACCAACGTTACCCGCGCCGGATAGGTTAGCGTCGCCGAGACCCGGGAGATGGTCACCTCGCCGTCTTCGAGCGGCTGCCTCAGCACCTCCAGGGTGTTGCGCGAGAACTCCGGGAACTCGTCCAGAAACAGCACGCCCCGGTGAGACAGAGAGACCTCGCCCGGGCTCGGGTTCGTCCCCCCGCCGGCGAGCCCCGAGGTGGAGATGGTGTGGTGCGGTGCCCTGAACGGCCTCTCTCTCACCAGACGTCCGACACCTTCTCCGGCGGCGCTCCGCACCTTCGTGACCTCGACGCTCTCCTCTACCCTAAGGGGCGGCAGTACCCCCGGGAGCCTGCGCGCCAGCATCGTCTTCCCCGAGCCGGGAGGCCCCGTGAGCAGGACGTTGTGCCCGCCGGCAGCGGTCACCTCCAGGGCGCGCTTAGCGTAGCCCTGACCGGCCACGTCGGCGAAGTCCTCGCCTATCTTCGGCATCCCGGCCGAGCCGTTCTCCTCTGGCCGCGGGCCGGCGGCACCATACGTGGGTACCGTGTCATCGTCCGAGAGCACTCCCACCGCATCCTCCAGGCGATCCACGCCGTACACATCCACGCCGGTTATAGAGGCCGCCTCGGCGGCGTTGCGCAGCGGCAGTAGCAGGCTCCCCAGCCCCTGCATCCGGGTGGACTCGGAGATGGAGAGCGCGCCCCGCACGCCGCGCAGCCCGCCGTCCAGCGAAAGCTCTCCGACCACCGCCACCGTCTCTAGCCGCTCGACCGGGACCACCCCCGAGGCGGCCAGAATCGCCAGGGCTATCGGCAGGTCGAACGCGGGCCCTTCCTTGCGGATGCTCGCCGGGGCGAGGTTTACGATCACCTTCTTGCTGGGAAACTTGAACCCGCTGTTGGAGATCGCGACCCGAACCCGCTCCCGGGCCTCCTGCACGGCGGCGTCGGGCAGACCGACGATCGAGAACCCCGGCAGACCGTCGCCGACGTCCACCTCCACCTCAACGGGCAGCGCGTCTATACCAACCAGCGCGAGGCTCCGCGCCCGGCACACGGCCATTAAGACAGCCTCCCTGCGTGTCCGGCGCGGCGCATACTAGCCTCTGGCCACCTTCTACAACACATATAATTCATAATTATCGCATGCATTGTAAAGCAACAATTTCCGGAAGACTAATGTGAGGTTTTACTAAACGTATGCCACGGGGCTTTACGTCTCTCGCTTCACTACAAGCCCGTCCACACCTGGAGCAGCCCGGGATAAGCATTGATGAACGGTGTCAATGGATAATCCAGCGTAGCCTGGACGACCATGAAAGCCTGTAAACGTCTGTAAGTGCCTGTATTCCAGGCTCTCCGCAACCACCTCGCCGGTAACTCATAATGCTCTGGCTCGGCCCACCACCGCCAGAGGAAGACATACCGGCGGACAGCTCTAGAATGCGCCTTCGATGTGCCGCACCTCCGGCTCCGCTCCGCCTTCCTGTATACCCACGACGTCGAAACGGACTTCCTCGAAGCCGGGCTCGCGCTCGGCTATGTACTGCTCGGCGACGGCCCTGATGATCTGTTGCTTACGCGGGGTCACCGCCTCCACCGGCTCGCCAAAGCCCGTCCCCCGGCGCAGCTTGACCTCCAGGAAAACCAGACAATCGCCGTCGCGTAGGATCAGGTCTATCTCCCCGTAGCGAGTGCGGTAGTTGCGCTCGACCAGCTCGTAACCCCGGGCGAGCAGCCTCTGGAGCGCGATGCTCTCGCCCCGGTCCCCGACCCCTCTGGTGCCCCGGCTAGCCGACGTCGCCCGCTACCTCCAGGGCAGCACGTACGGGCGACCAGCTAAGACGATGCGACCTGCAAGGCCCGAACTCCGCCAGCGCCAGCCGGTGCTGGGGCGCCCCATAGCCCTTGTGGCGCTCGAAGCCGTATCCTGTCCTCTCGGCGGCGAGGCTGCGCATCGCGCCGTCTCGCAGCACCTTGGCGACCACGCTCGCCGCCGCGACCGCCGCACTCGACCCGTCCGCCCGTGGGAGAGACTCTATGTTCTCCCCCAGCCGCAGGTTGCCGTCGGCGAGGGCGCAGCCAGAGCCGCCCGCGCGCTCTATGGCCTCTATGGCCCCGCGCAAAGCCTCTTTGTTCGCCGCTCCGACCCCGTGGCGGTCGATCCACCACGCCGGCAGGCTAACCACGGATACCATCTCGGAGGCCGAGATCACCCACGGCAAAAGACCCTCTCTCTTGCGGGGAGAGAGGGTCTTAGAGTCATTCAACCCTTCTATTTCGGTGGCGCTGAGCACCACTGCCGAGGCCAGCAAAGGACCAGCCCACGAGCCTCGCCCCGCCTCATCCGCCCCCGCGAGCGGCGGCCGACGACCATCCCCTACGACCCACGCGGCGTCAAAGGCGTAGAGCGGGCCGCTGTCGGCGAGCCCCAAGTGATCAGGCCGGGAGCTGACGGGCTACCAGGCTCTACTCCGCTCTGGCGGTCCTACTTGGCCTTCTTGACGCGGGCCTTCTTGCCGACCTTCTCCCGGATGTAGTAGATCTTGGACTGCCGCACGTCGCCGCGCGAGACGACCTCGATGCTGGAGATCATGGGCGAATGTATCGGGAAGACGCGCTCCACCGACACGCCAAAGGAGTTCTTGCGCACTATGAAGGTCTCGTTTATGCCCGAGCCCTTACGGCCCAGACACAGACCCTCGAAGCTCTGTATGCGTTCGCGGTTACCCTCGGTAACGCGCTGGTTCACCCGAACCGTGTCGCCGGGACGGAACTGTACGACGTTCTGCTTGAGATTCTCACTCGTTATCATTGTGTAAGGCTCCTCTCGCCGATGCTCTGATACTTTAGGGTATTCCCTGCTGCTTTTTCGTGACCGCTCACGCGATGTAACGTCCTGAATCAACCTCCATCAGGACGTCCTCGTACCTTGCTCCGAGCCAACAGAGCGCCGGCGGGATTCGTCCTCGCGCCAGCGCTGGATCTCGGCATGATTGCCGGATAATAGCACGGCGGGCACTCCGGCTCCATCCCACTGGGCGGGCCGGGTGTACTGCGGCGGCCCGAGCGATCCGGGCTCCGCCTCCGAGAAAGACTCTCCCACGAGGCTTTCGGAGTTGCCGAGCACGCCGTCCAGCAGGCGTATTACAGAGTCGGAGACGGCGGCCGCGGCGATCTCACCACCCGAGAGCACGAAGTCGCCGACGGACACGGCCCCGCTCGATAGCTCCGTCCTGACCCGCTCGTCCAGGCCGCCGTAACGGCCGCAGATCATGGTCAGCCCCCGCCCGCCGGAGAGGCCGCCGGCAAGCTCCCGGGCGTACTCCTGATCGAAGGTGCGACCCCCGGGCTCCGTTACCAGTACCTCGCGGTGCTCGCGAACCTCGCGCGCCCTCACGCCGTAGGCATCCTCCAGGGCGCGGGCGATCACGTCGGCTCGCATCACCATCCCGGCGCCCCCGCCGTATGGCATGTCGTCAATACGGCCATCCGGCGCGTGCTCCCGCAGATCGAAGCACCGCAGACCGGCCGTGCCGCGCTCCACCGCGCGTCCAACCACCCCGACCCCGAGCATCGCCCGTACGGCCTCCGGGAAAACGCAGAACACGTCTATATTGGCTGTAACATTTGCGGGTCGCACTAGATAGAAGCCTTACTCGGGGCTTACGAGGGTGGTCCGTGAGTGCCGGTGATGACCTTTGATGAGGCTACTCGGGCGTATCGCGCGGGTCGTCGGGCTCCGGCGGGCGCACCACGACCTTCCCCTCTTCTACCTCCACCTCGGGGACGTGTTCGAGGGTAAACGGCACGAGCGTTTCCGTAGCCTCTTCGGCATCTGAAAGTATGACGAGGATCTCGTGCGCCGGAGTGTCAAAGACCTCGGAGACGGAGCCGACTCTCTCTCCAGACTCCGTAAAGGCTGCCAGGCCGACGAGGTCCTGGACGTAGAACTCCTCCTCCCCGGTGCCGTCCAGCTCGGAACGGTCGAGGATGAGCTCTTCGGAGCGCAGGACCTCCGCCTCCTCCCGGTTGCCGACTCCTTCGAGATCCAGCAGGAAACCTTTGCCGGTCTCCCGGCTTTCGAGGATGCGGCGGCGTCCACCACCGACGAACGGCTCCACACCTTCCCGGAGGTGACGGCCGGTGCCAGCCGGACGTACCCGGATCGTGCCCCGCACCCCGTGCGGAGGACCGACGAAACCGATAACTATCGGGTTCCGGGGCTCGGATCGCTCCACGCGGCTAGTCCTTTACCTCCAGGGAGACCCGCTTGCCGAGCTTTGTAGAAGAGGCCCGTAGGACGGTGCGGATAGACTTGACGACCCGGCCCTGGCGTCCTATTACACGCCCGACGTCGTCCGGCGCGACCTTTAGCTCTAGCTCCACCCGCGAGTCCTCTTCCCGGGCGGTAACCTCTACCTCGTCCGGCTGCTCGACCAGGGAACGAGCCAGAAACAGCAGCAGGGTCTCAAGACGCTCCATCGGTCAGAGGGCCCGGAGCCTACAGCGCGCCGGAGATCTCGAGGATCTTGCGCGCCTGATGGCTCGGCTGCGCGCCCCGCGAGAGCCACAGCTTTGCCCGCTCGATGTCAACCTCGATGTCGGAGGGGTTCGTCTGGGGGTTGTACGTTCCGATACGCTCTATGGAGCGGCCGTCACGCGGGCTCTTGGAATCCGCGACCACCAGCCGGTAGAATGGGTCCTTCTTGGAGCCGTGCCTCGCCAGCCTTATCTTTACCGCCATGCTCTCACCTCTCTGCTTTGTTTGCTACTTTTCTGGTTACCCTGTTGCCTACTTGCGGGAGCGCTGGCGCTTCTTGCCGCCTTTCCCGCCTTTGCGGTTGTTACCGCCCTTGCCGCTACCGCCGCCGTTGCCGCTATTACCACCCTGGCCCCCCTGGCCTCCCTGGGGGAGACCCTTCATCATGCCGGGAGGCAGCCCGGCCTGGGCGCCTTTACCGCCCTTGCCGCCCATCTGCTTCATCATCTTCTGCATCTCGGAGAACTGCTTGATGAGCTTCTGTACGTCCTGCTGGGTAGAGCCGGAGCCGCGCGCAATCCTACGCGTCCGGCTCGGGTTCTGCAACAGCTTGGGGTTGCGCCGCTCGGCGGTCGTCATGGAGGTTATCATAGCCTCCACGCGGCCGAGCATATTGTCGTCTATCTGTACGTCTTTTAGCTGCTTGCCCATGCCCGGGATCATGCTCATCAGCCCCGATAGCGGGCCCATCTTCTTGATCATCTGCATCTGCGAGAGAAAGTCCTCGAAGGTGAACTTCCCGGCCATGAGCTTCTTTGACTGCTCCTCGGCCTCGTCCTGATCCATCTCGGTCTCGGCCTTCTCGATGAGCGTCAAGACGTCGCCCATGCCGAGTATCCGCCCGGCCATCCGATCCGGGTAGAAGTAGTCGAACTCACTCATCTTCTCGCCCTCGGAGGCGAACTTGACCGGGCGGCCCGTGACCTGCACCACGGAAAGAGCAGCGCCGCCACGGGCGTCGCCGTCGAGCTTCGTGAGGACCATGCCGTCGAAGTCGGTGTAGCCCTGGAACTCCTGCGCAACCTCTACGGAGTTCTGGCCTGTGACCACGTCCAGCACCAGTAGCACGGAGGTAGGCTTCGTCACGGCGCGAACCCGCTTGAG
It encodes:
- a CDS encoding translation elongation factor Ts; amino-acid sequence: MASTMEKIKQLREETSAGMMDVKNALEESDGDLDGARKSLKEKGKATAAKKSSREVHEGLIESYIHFNGKVGVLVEVDCETDFVARTEQFRGFVKNVALHIASMNPLCVAPEDIPEDQLSEERSAVEKQAAEMGKPENVTQKIVDGRMDKWIAERALLTQPYVKDEDNTVGELLQETIAAVGENVVIRRFVRYEL
- the rpsB gene encoding 30S ribosomal protein S2, coding for MTTTQQVGVRELLEAGVHFGHQAKRWNPKMHRYIFAERAGIHIIDLDQSITLLDRALSFVRDIAAADRDVMFVGTKKQAQLTLAEQAMRSGQPYVAERYIGGMLTNFQTIQPRIRYFVNLANRVEETPEEQRSGRDWFALNREYQKLRRNFAGLTTMERLPGALFVIDPKREELMVKEANRLRIPVIGLTDTNCDPEVVDYVIPGNDDAIRSINLIAKLVANAVLEGKGEDEVPAEDRPIPPAVEAALVSESVADQSSATEEDEVSASARASYVQDEAERPGGTGPLGGDPADVGGVQSAPAKPDSEVVAEQQADPEVGESEVPPIGEETSGEASEDSKTSETDGTDGAGVTDESGGTDESSEDGEENAGAEENEKG
- a CDS encoding FliA/WhiG family RNA polymerase sigma factor, with the translated sequence MREHTLGRLWKQYLEIRGELYALDLDGRESPGRVLERRVEGLRDRLVVNYSPLVKYVAGRVYARSPGVIGHEDLYAWGFPGLLDAVETYDPGRNTKFETYAISKIRWAMLDELRREDWVPRRIRMKAQEAERVKASLSQSLRRAPAEGEIADELGVSLVEYRDFLRQHSRAQVSSLDSRLEVDGGLGAEFQTFVIDHGARDPQSEAERADLREQLSRAIEGLKEQERIVATFYFYEGLTLKEIGRALELTEGRISQILSQALKKLRDRLMDRQLLRSG
- the dprA gene encoding DNA-processing protein DprA — translated: MTTNAGRETVGGNDRLREACLLISLVQARTGASLVSRLGETPLEEVPRMGASEVAERARLSQKARQGFEEIRDGFDAREMLAPLHERGIWAVTLGDGEYPERLREIPDPPPALYVDGALPEGPVVSLVGSRRASATGIDNARRIGRALGERGVCVGSGLALGIDAAAHEGALAAGGPAVGVLGCGIDVVYPRKHRPLFEQMRLKGALVSEYYLGEAPLQWRFPARNRVISGLSQAVVVVEAAEKSGALITARHAAESGRDVWAVPGPIGVAECRGSNRLLGDGVGVLWDIPEFLEEIAPLEPGLQMAGAGGAGEVDGVNRVQLDATGDGEPLRDMESQALRGVGFEPSRADEVSRRSGVGIEELLSALSMLELKGYVSRDSAGAFVRRGR
- a CDS encoding YifB family Mg chelatase-like AAA ATPase, whose amino-acid sequence is MAVCRARSLALVGIDALPVEVEVDVGDGLPGFSIVGLPDAAVQEARERVRVAISNSGFKFPSKKVIVNLAPASIRKEGPAFDLPIALAILAASGVVPVERLETVAVVGELSLDGGLRGVRGALSISESTRMQGLGSLLLPLRNAAEAASITGVDVYGVDRLEDAVGVLSDDDTVPTYGAAGPRPEENGSAGMPKIGEDFADVAGQGYAKRALEVTAAGGHNVLLTGPPGSGKTMLARRLPGVLPPLRVEESVEVTKVRSAAGEGVGRLVRERPFRAPHHTISTSGLAGGGTNPSPGEVSLSHRGVLFLDEFPEFSRNTLEVLRQPLEDGEVTISRVSATLTYPARVTLVCSMNPCPCGYSGDRRRQCRCSAGQIERYQGRISGPLLDRIDLFVDVPRLTREELRDEEPAESSERIRERVSDSRERQHRRQGVTNAALAGRALKEACALRGDAETLFARAIDRMGLSGRGHDRVLRVARTVADLSGEEDISAAHLAESLNYRSSGFVDH
- a CDS encoding ribonuclease HII, giving the protein MGLADSGPLYAFDAAWVVGDGRRPPLAGADEAGRGSWAGPLLASAVVLSATEIEGLNDSKTLSPRKREGLLPWVISASEMVSVVSLPAWWIDRHGVGAANKEALRGAIEAIERAGGSGCALADGNLRLGENIESLPRADGSSAAVAAASVVAKVLRDGAMRSLAAERTGYGFERHKGYGAPQHRLALAEFGPCRSHRLSWSPVRAALEVAGDVG
- the rplS gene encoding 50S ribosomal protein L19, translated to MITSENLKQNVVQFRPGDTVRVNQRVTEGNRERIQSFEGLCLGRKGSGINETFIVRKNSFGVSVERVFPIHSPMISSIEVVSRGDVRQSKIYYIREKVGKKARVKKAK
- the trmD gene encoding tRNA (guanosine(37)-N1)-methyltransferase TrmD; protein product: MRPANVTANIDVFCVFPEAVRAMLGVGVVGRAVERGTAGLRCFDLREHAPDGRIDDMPYGGGAGMVMRADVIARALEDAYGVRAREVREHREVLVTEPGGRTFDQEYARELAGGLSGGRGLTMICGRYGGLDERVRTELSSGAVSVGDFVLSGGEIAAAAVSDSVIRLLDGVLGNSESLVGESFSEAEPGSLGPPQYTRPAQWDGAGVPAVLLSGNHAEIQRWREDESRRRSVGSEQGTRTS
- the rimM gene encoding ribosome maturation factor RimM (Essential for efficient processing of 16S rRNA) translates to MERSEPRNPIVIGFVGPPHGVRGTIRVRPAGTGRHLREGVEPFVGGGRRRILESRETGKGFLLDLEGVGNREEAEVLRSEELILDRSELDGTGEEEFYVQDLVGLAAFTESGERVGSVSEVFDTPAHEILVILSDAEEATETLVPFTLEHVPEVEVEEGKVVVRPPEPDDPRDTPE
- a CDS encoding KH domain-containing protein, whose amino-acid sequence is MERLETLLLFLARSLVEQPDEVEVTAREEDSRVELELKVAPDDVGRVIGRQGRVVKSIRTVLRASSTKLGKRVSLEVKD
- the rpsP gene encoding 30S ribosomal protein S16 codes for the protein MAVKIRLARHGSKKDPFYRLVVADSKSPRDGRSIERIGTYNPQTNPSDIEVDIERAKLWLSRGAQPSHQARKILEISGAL
- the ffh gene encoding signal recognition particle protein, translated to MFETLGERLNTALDGVRSSGNLTEDQVKKVTREIRMALLEAAVNYAVVKEFVGNVRERATGAEVSKALSPGQQIVKIVDEELTNLMGGQASKLTYASNPPTVVMLEGLNGHGKTTTAGKLALFARKQGKHPYLVACDTYRPAAIEQLEQIGKELGVPVYSEGTDPKPDEVAGRGVKAAKDEGYDFAIVDTAGRQVMDEEMMEELKRVRAVTKPTSVLLVLDVVTGQNSVEVAQEFQGYTDFDGMVLTKLDGDARGGAALSVVQVTGRPVKFASEGEKMSEFDYFYPDRMAGRILGMGDVLTLIEKAETEMDQDEAEEQSKKLMAGKFTFEDFLSQMQMIKKMGPLSGLMSMIPGMGKQLKDVQIDDNMLGRVEAMITSMTTAERRNPKLLQNPSRTRRIARGSGSTQQDVQKLIKQFSEMQKMMKQMGGKGGKGAQAGLPPGMMKGLPQGGQGGQGGNSGNGGGSGKGGNNRKGGKGGKKRQRSRK